The Bacillus sp. (in: firmicutes) genome includes a region encoding these proteins:
- a CDS encoding DUF1385 domain-containing protein, with protein MEEKRPVYGGQAVVEGVMFGGKKHTVTAIRRKDQSIDYFHVPKSSPHWVRLLKKIPFIRGIVAIIEASAIGSKHLNFSTERFDVDPREDYHIVQQQSSKFTIVLGVALVGVLSFLFGKVLFTLLPVFLAEFTRPLFSSDTAQILIEGFFKFLLLLTYIYAISLTPLIKRVFQYHGAEHKVINAFENGVELTVENVQAQSRLHYRCGSSFILFTVIVGIFVYMLVPTEPLWVRIVNRLALIPIVLGVSFEVLQLTNALRNLPILKYLGYPGLWLQLLTTKEPTDDQVEVAISAFNELLKMENNEQKELRMRSFS; from the coding sequence ATGGAAGAAAAAAGACCGGTGTATGGTGGCCAAGCGGTCGTTGAAGGTGTTATGTTTGGGGGAAAAAAACATACGGTCACTGCTATACGCCGTAAAGATCAATCAATTGACTATTTTCATGTACCGAAGTCATCTCCCCATTGGGTACGACTACTAAAAAAGATTCCATTTATTCGTGGAATCGTTGCCATTATTGAAGCAAGTGCGATTGGATCAAAGCATTTGAATTTTTCTACCGAACGCTTTGATGTCGATCCTAGAGAAGATTATCACATCGTACAACAACAAAGTTCAAAATTTACAATTGTTCTTGGCGTAGCCCTTGTTGGGGTTCTCTCCTTTTTATTCGGAAAAGTTCTATTTACATTACTTCCTGTATTCTTAGCCGAATTTACTCGTCCTCTTTTTTCAAGTGATACCGCCCAAATTTTAATTGAGGGGTTCTTTAAATTTCTGTTACTTCTAACATATATATACGCGATATCCCTCACTCCTTTAATTAAGCGGGTGTTTCAGTATCACGGAGCTGAACATAAAGTCATTAATGCCTTTGAAAATGGAGTAGAACTTACAGTAGAAAACGTTCAGGCACAATCAAGGCTCCATTACCGTTGCGGTAGTAGCTTTATTCTATTTACTGTTATTGTAGGAATTTTCGTTTATATGCTTGTTCCTACAGAGCCTTTATGGGTCCGAATTGTGAACCGTTTAGCCTTAATTCCAATCGTCTTAGGTGTATCGTTTGAAGTGCTTCAGCTTACCAATGCACTAAGAAATCTTCCTATCTTAAAATATCTTGGATACCCTGGTCTTTGGTTACAATTATTAACAACAAAAGAACCGACAGATGATCAAGTTGAAGTAGCGATTTCCGCGTTTAATGAGCTCCTAAAAATGGAAAATAATGAACAAAAGGAACTTCGGATGCGATCCTTCTCATAA
- the spoIIIAF gene encoding stage III sporulation protein AF has product MNYFSAWITNIILFLFLAIVVDMLLPNSNMKKYAKFVVGLLLIIIIIHPLMKFFSEDFNVESILREINWEYMTSEKEMEKLIELKKKEIDATQRAYILEQMAVQLQKSVEKELMERFEVTISSIEVIPKSDDPTQLNQWEMISIQLQKANESQAASTIEIVEINTERPLENEVAKTEAMEIQSFLSDYLDVPKDIIHVVVKGGE; this is encoded by the coding sequence GTGAATTATTTTAGTGCCTGGATTACGAACATTATTTTGTTTCTATTTTTAGCGATTGTTGTGGACATGCTCCTTCCAAACTCAAACATGAAAAAATACGCAAAATTTGTTGTAGGATTGCTTTTAATTATTATTATCATTCATCCGCTCATGAAGTTTTTTTCCGAAGACTTTAACGTGGAGAGTATACTTCGAGAGATTAATTGGGAGTATATGACGAGTGAAAAAGAGATGGAAAAATTAATTGAATTAAAGAAAAAAGAAATAGATGCCACGCAACGTGCATATATTTTAGAACAGATGGCTGTCCAATTACAAAAGTCTGTAGAGAAGGAGTTGATGGAGCGGTTTGAGGTAACGATATCGTCCATTGAAGTTATTCCAAAATCAGACGACCCTACCCAGCTTAATCAATGGGAAATGATTTCCATTCAACTTCAGAAAGCCAACGAATCGCAAGCAGCCTCGACAATCGAAATAGTCGAAATAAATACAGAAAGACCGTTAGAAAACGAAGTTGCGAAAACCGAAGCAATGGAAATCCAATCCTTCTTGTCCGACTACTTAGATGTACCAAAAGACATAATTCACGTTGTAGTAAAAGGAGGGGAATAA
- the spoIIIAA gene encoding stage III sporulation protein AA, which produces MESVFSMLPKKVAEVVRRLPPTIVEEMEEIRLRTFRPVEVCTRGNPYFLPYTFTEEDAEHLINRLSNHSFYTLEEELKRGYITIEGGHRVGLAGKVVLEQGMVKGLRQLSSFNIRIARQKIGVGEPLIPFLFDGTWRHTMIIGSPQTGKTTLLRDLARIISSGYEPFGIPAMKVGIVDERSEIAGCLRGIPQLDFGYRVDVLDGCPKAEGMMMMIRSMSPDVLIVDEIGREEDGKAIMEAMNAGITLLTTTHGKNLEDIQKRPILQQILKEQRFQRFIELNRQKGPGSVAHIRGENGEYLDRKVSVT; this is translated from the coding sequence ATGGAAAGTGTATTCTCAATGTTACCAAAAAAAGTCGCAGAGGTTGTTCGCCGCCTACCCCCGACCATCGTAGAAGAAATGGAAGAAATTCGTTTGCGGACCTTTCGTCCTGTTGAAGTTTGTACGAGAGGGAATCCATATTTTCTTCCATATACCTTTACGGAAGAAGATGCAGAGCATTTGATCAATCGGCTTTCGAATCATTCGTTTTATACGTTAGAAGAAGAATTAAAACGAGGGTATATCACCATTGAAGGTGGTCATAGAGTAGGGTTAGCAGGGAAAGTCGTTTTAGAACAAGGAATGGTCAAAGGACTACGACAACTATCCTCATTCAATATTCGTATTGCTCGCCAGAAAATTGGAGTAGGAGAACCGCTCATCCCGTTTTTGTTTGATGGCACTTGGCGGCATACGATGATCATTGGGTCACCACAGACGGGAAAAACGACACTCCTCCGCGATTTAGCACGGATCATTTCATCAGGGTATGAACCATTTGGTATTCCCGCTATGAAAGTAGGGATTGTGGATGAACGGTCAGAAATTGCGGGCTGTTTACGCGGGATTCCCCAACTAGATTTCGGCTATCGGGTGGACGTGCTTGATGGCTGTCCTAAAGCGGAAGGAATGATGATGATGATTCGTTCTATGAGTCCAGATGTTTTAATTGTCGATGAAATCGGACGTGAGGAAGACGGGAAGGCCATTATGGAAGCGATGAATGCGGGAATTACGCTTCTGACGACAACTCATGGAAAAAATTTGGAAGATATACAAAAACGCCCGATTCTTCAGCAAATATTAAAAGAGCAGCGTTTTCAACGATTTATTGAATTAAATAGACAAAAGGGACCGGGAAGTGTTGCTCATATTCGCGGTGAAAATGGTGAATATCTTGATCGAAAAGTGAGTGTGACGTAA
- a CDS encoding stage III sporulation protein SpoAB, with protein MIKLIGAAFILFATTWAGFESSKHFSERTRQLRLLKTALQTLEAEIMYGHTPLHEAARKLAKQLPKPLTWFFESFSKKLTTTETTVKNAWEESLNEIWKWTPFKETEYEILLQFGENLGKHDTMAQQKQILLTLSHLDREEEEAREKQQRYEKMVKSLGFLAGLLLIILLM; from the coding sequence ATGATAAAGCTCATCGGCGCTGCTTTTATTTTATTCGCGACTACTTGGGCAGGGTTTGAATCGTCAAAGCATTTTAGCGAACGGACGCGGCAGCTACGATTATTAAAAACTGCCTTACAAACATTAGAAGCTGAAATTATGTACGGCCATACACCGCTCCATGAAGCGGCGAGAAAATTAGCCAAACAACTTCCGAAGCCACTCACTTGGTTTTTTGAGTCGTTCTCTAAAAAGTTAACAACGACAGAAACGACCGTCAAAAATGCCTGGGAAGAAAGTTTGAATGAAATATGGAAATGGACGCCATTTAAAGAAACGGAATACGAAATTTTACTTCAATTCGGTGAAAATTTAGGAAAGCACGATACTATGGCGCAACAAAAACAAATTTTATTAACTTTATCGCATTTAGATCGGGAGGAAGAAGAAGCTCGAGAAAAGCAGCAGCGATATGAAAAAATGGTCAAGAGCTTAGGGTTTTTAGCGGGGCTTTTACTTATCATTTTATTGATGTAA
- a CDS encoding aminopeptidase P family protein has protein sequence MNKLEKLREHLAKQQLDGLLITSTYNRRYMTNFTGSAGVALVTEKDALFITDFRYVEQAQNQCDGYEIIQHQGLIFDEVAKQAKERKIRTLGFEQDHMTFASFKQLEAAFEGELVPVSRLVENLRLIKTESEIKILKEAADIADAAFKHILDFIRPGITELDVSNELEFFMRKCGASSSSFDIIVASGHRSALPHGVASDKVIEKGDFVTLDYGAYYKGYVSDITRTIAVGEPSDELKAIYNVVLEAQLRAMDQIKPGLTGKEADAIARDYITEKGYGEYFGHSLGHGIGLEVHEGPGLSTRSDVVLQPGMVVTVEPGIYLPGLGGVRIEDDTLITETANETLTHSTKELIIL, from the coding sequence GTGAATAAATTAGAAAAACTTCGCGAACATCTGGCGAAGCAACAACTGGATGGGTTATTAATTACGAGTACATACAACCGTCGGTATATGACAAATTTTACGGGCTCAGCTGGTGTGGCTCTCGTTACCGAAAAAGACGCTTTATTCATTACCGATTTCCGTTATGTAGAACAAGCACAAAATCAATGTGACGGCTATGAAATTATTCAACATCAAGGTTTAATTTTCGATGAAGTGGCAAAGCAAGCGAAAGAGCGTAAAATTCGCACACTAGGGTTTGAACAAGACCATATGACATTTGCTAGTTTTAAACAGCTTGAAGCAGCCTTTGAGGGAGAGCTAGTGCCTGTTTCTCGCCTTGTTGAAAACTTACGCTTGATTAAGACGGAATCAGAGATTAAGATATTAAAGGAAGCAGCGGATATTGCCGATGCTGCATTTAAGCATATTCTAGACTTTATTCGCCCTGGTATAACAGAATTGGATGTCTCCAACGAATTAGAATTTTTTATGCGTAAATGTGGAGCTTCATCCTCATCCTTTGATATTATTGTTGCCTCAGGACACCGATCAGCACTGCCTCATGGAGTGGCATCAGACAAAGTCATTGAAAAAGGTGATTTTGTTACGCTTGATTATGGGGCATATTATAAAGGATATGTTTCAGATATTACACGTACGATTGCGGTGGGAGAGCCGTCTGACGAGTTAAAAGCGATCTATAACGTCGTTCTTGAAGCACAATTGCGAGCAATGGATCAAATTAAACCAGGATTAACTGGTAAAGAGGCAGATGCGATTGCTCGTGATTATATTACAGAAAAAGGATACGGGGAATATTTCGGACATTCATTAGGGCATGGAATTGGTCTAGAAGTACATGAAGGCCCTGGGCTTTCCACTCGTTCGGATGTGGTCTTACAGCCTGGAATGGTGGTCACTGTTGAACCAGGAATTTACCTGCCAGGATTAGGTGGAGTGAGAATTGAAGATGACACATTGATTACCGAAACAGCTAATGAAACGTTAACCCATTCCACTAAGGAATTAATCATTTTGTAA
- the aroQ gene encoding type II 3-dehydroquinate dehydratase produces MKKILLLNGPNLNLLGKREPTIYGQTTLKDIEDHLKQLGTSYNVEVVSFQSNHEGELIDQLHQANEDGFVGVIFNPGAYTHYSYALRDAVAAIDLPVIEVHISNIHQREEFRHRSVIAPVTIGQISGFGVYGYELALFALLHHFKGGELSE; encoded by the coding sequence ATGAAGAAAATATTATTGTTAAACGGTCCAAATTTAAATTTATTAGGAAAGCGGGAACCGACGATTTACGGTCAAACCACTCTAAAAGATATAGAAGATCACTTAAAGCAACTTGGAACATCGTACAACGTAGAAGTCGTTTCGTTCCAATCCAACCATGAAGGAGAATTGATTGACCAGCTTCATCAAGCAAACGAAGATGGCTTTGTTGGTGTTATTTTTAATCCAGGAGCCTACACCCACTACAGCTATGCACTGCGAGATGCAGTAGCTGCCATTGATTTACCTGTCATTGAAGTACATATTTCGAATATTCACCAACGGGAAGAATTTCGTCACCGTTCGGTCATCGCGCCTGTTACAATTGGGCAAATAAGTGGCTTTGGTGTCTATGGGTATGAATTGGCGCTTTTCGCTTTATTACATCATTTTAAAGGGGGAGAACTAAGTGAATAA
- a CDS encoding vitamin B12-dependent ribonucleotide reductase, whose amino-acid sequence MVVASSKQMTINKERLNKDIRLFPQVHPITPDMHITHRGVSRLVMLDRYAFKDTEKITLTEGDFVVLTIKQDPKFPARGLGYILKIDWEEKKAKVLVEEEFRSNLETDEERETGIVIRPLDVIEKPLEVYYEQIAKRNATGLAAVEKTEEKRKEWFEKFYHELVNLHFVPAGRVLYGAGAGTDVTYFNCYVMPFVQDSREGISEHRKKVMEIMSRGGGVGTNGSTLRPRNTLARGVNGRSSGSVSWLDDIAKLTHLVEQGGSRRGAQMIMLADWHPDIIEFIISKMQNPRILRFLIENTNDEQIKRTAQEKLKFTPLTEQERDMYQGIVNYKNIPGNGGFSKEVIAEAERMLKEGGKYSVHNPDFLTGANISVCLTKEFMEAVENDDYYELRFPDVESYNEEEMKIYNEQWHHVGDVREWEKMGYKVRTYRKIRAKELWNLINICATYSAEPGIFFIDNANEMTNARAYGQKVVATNPCGEQPLAPYSVCNLAAVNLAKMVNKETKEVDFEKLKCTVEVGVRLQDNVIDATPYFLEENKKQALGERRVGLGVMGLADLLIYCEKEYGSKEGNKLVDKVFETIATTAYRASIELAKEKGSFPYLIGETEEETRRLREAFIQSGYMKKMPEDIRQSILEHGIRNSHLLTVAPTGSTGTMVGVSTGLEPYFSFTYYRSGRLGKFIEVKAEIVKEYLNEHPETNENDLPHWFVTAMDLSPEAHADVQCVIQRWIDSSISKTVNAPKGYTVEQVKKVYERLYKGGAKGGTVYVDGSRDTQVLTLKAEENHTEEEHNMTLPEEHPVVLVDTIQDVRSTDVTIGNEIGNICPVCRKGKVQEVGGCNTCTNCGAQLKCGL is encoded by the coding sequence ATGGTAGTTGCCTCGTCAAAACAAATGACCATAAATAAGGAGCGATTAAATAAGGATATACGCTTGTTCCCACAGGTTCACCCTATTACCCCTGATATGCATATTACCCATCGAGGCGTTTCCCGATTGGTCATGCTTGATCGTTATGCGTTTAAAGATACAGAAAAAATCACCTTAACCGAAGGAGATTTTGTCGTTTTAACCATTAAACAAGACCCTAAATTCCCGGCTCGTGGATTAGGATATATTTTAAAAATCGACTGGGAAGAAAAAAAAGCCAAAGTGCTTGTAGAAGAGGAATTTCGCAGCAATTTGGAAACGGACGAAGAGCGGGAAACCGGCATCGTTATTCGTCCCCTTGATGTTATTGAAAAACCGCTGGAAGTGTACTATGAACAAATTGCCAAACGGAATGCAACGGGTCTTGCAGCTGTCGAAAAAACGGAAGAAAAACGGAAAGAATGGTTCGAAAAATTTTATCATGAACTAGTGAATCTACACTTTGTACCGGCCGGACGTGTTCTTTATGGGGCCGGAGCTGGGACGGATGTCACGTATTTTAACTGTTACGTGATGCCATTTGTTCAAGATTCACGAGAAGGAATTTCGGAACACCGGAAAAAAGTGATGGAAATTATGAGCCGCGGGGGAGGGGTTGGGACAAACGGTTCTACATTACGTCCACGAAATACGTTAGCTCGCGGTGTCAACGGAAGATCTTCCGGTTCTGTTTCATGGCTCGATGATATAGCAAAATTAACGCATTTAGTTGAGCAAGGTGGATCTAGACGCGGAGCTCAAATGATCATGCTAGCTGATTGGCATCCAGACATTATTGAATTTATTATTTCGAAAATGCAAAACCCACGAATTTTACGCTTCTTGATTGAAAATACGAACGATGAACAAATTAAAAGAACTGCACAAGAAAAGTTAAAATTTACGCCGCTAACTGAACAAGAACGCGACATGTATCAAGGGATTGTCAATTATAAAAACATTCCTGGAAACGGTGGGTTTTCAAAAGAAGTTATTGCGGAAGCAGAGCGTATGTTAAAAGAAGGTGGAAAATACTCCGTTCACAATCCGGATTTCCTAACTGGTGCTAACATTTCTGTTTGTTTAACAAAGGAATTTATGGAAGCCGTAGAAAACGATGATTATTACGAGCTTCGTTTCCCTGATGTAGAGTCTTATAACGAAGAAGAAATGAAAATTTACAATGAACAGTGGCATCACGTTGGAGATGTCCGTGAGTGGGAAAAAATGGGTTATAAAGTACGGACGTACCGGAAAATTCGCGCAAAAGAACTTTGGAATTTAATTAACATTTGTGCAACCTACTCAGCAGAACCAGGCATTTTCTTTATTGATAATGCGAACGAAATGACAAATGCTCGAGCGTATGGTCAAAAAGTAGTGGCGACTAACCCATGCGGGGAGCAGCCATTAGCCCCATATTCCGTATGTAATTTAGCGGCAGTGAATTTGGCGAAAATGGTGAATAAAGAGACAAAAGAAGTCGACTTTGAAAAATTAAAGTGTACCGTTGAAGTAGGCGTACGGTTACAAGACAATGTCATTGATGCCACGCCATATTTCCTTGAAGAAAATAAAAAGCAAGCGCTCGGCGAACGACGGGTTGGACTTGGGGTCATGGGGCTTGCCGACTTACTGATTTATTGTGAAAAAGAATACGGTTCAAAAGAAGGTAATAAACTAGTTGACAAAGTGTTTGAAACGATTGCGACAACTGCGTATCGTGCATCGATTGAACTCGCAAAAGAAAAAGGGAGCTTTCCTTATTTAATCGGAGAAACAGAAGAGGAAACACGTCGTCTCCGAGAAGCGTTTATTCAATCAGGATATATGAAGAAAATGCCTGAAGATATCCGTCAATCCATTTTAGAACACGGAATTCGGAACTCACACTTATTAACAGTGGCTCCGACTGGTTCAACAGGAACGATGGTCGGTGTATCCACTGGATTGGAACCTTATTTCTCCTTTACGTATTATCGAAGCGGTCGTCTAGGAAAGTTTATCGAGGTAAAAGCAGAAATCGTAAAAGAATATTTAAACGAACATCCAGAAACGAACGAGAATGACCTTCCGCATTGGTTTGTTACCGCTATGGACTTGTCACCAGAAGCGCATGCGGATGTCCAATGCGTCATTCAGCGCTGGATTGACAGCTCCATTTCCAAAACGGTCAATGCTCCGAAAGGATACACCGTTGAACAAGTTAAGAAAGTATACGAACGGCTGTACAAAGGTGGAGCTAAAGGCGGAACCGTTTATGTTGATGGAAGCCGTGATACACAAGTATTAACCTTAAAAGCAGAAGAAAATCATACAGAAGAAGAGCATAACATGACCTTACCTGAAGAACATCCGGTCGTGTTAGTCGATACGATTCAAGATGTTCGTTCAACCGATGTCACAATCGGAAACGAAATTGGCAACATATGTCCAGTTTGTAGAAAAGGAAAAGTACAAGAAGTAGGTGGCTGCAACACTTGTACAAACTGTGGTGCCCAGTTAAAATGCGGACTGTAA
- the spoIIIAD gene encoding stage III sporulation protein AD, whose product MVEIIQIVGIALVATFLALIIKEQKPNYAFLLIVFVGCSIFLYLVDQIYEIIRMVEQLATSANLNLVYVETILKIIGIAYIAEFASHITKDAGQGAIAAKVELAGKIIIMAMAVPIMTVLIETIIQMMPK is encoded by the coding sequence ATGGTTGAGATTATTCAAATTGTAGGAATTGCGCTTGTGGCCACGTTTTTAGCTTTAATTATTAAAGAACAAAAACCGAATTATGCGTTTTTACTGATCGTTTTCGTAGGTTGTTCCATTTTTTTGTACTTAGTGGACCAAATATATGAAATTATTCGAATGGTGGAGCAGCTTGCGACAAGTGCAAATTTGAATCTTGTGTACGTAGAAACGATTTTAAAAATTATTGGAATTGCGTACATTGCTGAATTTGCCTCCCATATCACCAAAGATGCGGGTCAAGGAGCAATTGCAGCGAAAGTGGAATTAGCAGGAAAAATCATTATCATGGCTATGGCCGTCCCGATTATGACCGTTTTAATCGAAACGATCATTCAAATGATGCCGAAATAA
- a CDS encoding patatin-like phospholipase family protein: MYIDGVFSGGGVRGYALVGAYQTLEKNGFVFKRLAGTSAGALIAALISAGYKGEELCQLLKQLNLSEFLDERRTFIQFPLAKWLFLYWRMGLYKGDQLEKWVNHHLATKGVRTFGDLPPGSLKIVASDLTNGRILILPDDLKIYGIDPSSFPVAKAVRMSCGLPYFFEPVKLRTKKGSCYIVDGGVLSNFPIWLFDQDETKKVRPVIGVKLSPKTSERPKKKIANAFALFEALFQTMKEAHDSRYISRKHEKNIIFIPTANLIATDFHITEEQKEALIELGKKKAEAFLMKWSY, translated from the coding sequence ATGTACATCGATGGGGTTTTTTCAGGGGGAGGAGTGCGAGGATACGCACTCGTTGGAGCGTACCAAACATTGGAGAAGAACGGATTTGTATTTAAACGACTAGCCGGAACAAGCGCGGGGGCGTTAATTGCCGCGCTGATTAGTGCTGGATATAAGGGAGAAGAATTATGTCAATTACTTAAACAACTCAATTTAAGCGAATTTCTCGATGAAAGAAGAACATTCATCCAATTTCCATTGGCGAAGTGGCTCTTTTTATATTGGCGAATGGGGTTGTACAAAGGGGATCAACTGGAAAAATGGGTAAATCATCATTTAGCTACGAAAGGAGTAAGGACGTTTGGTGATTTACCGCCAGGATCACTAAAAATCGTTGCGAGTGATTTAACGAACGGAAGGATATTAATTTTACCAGACGATTTAAAAATATATGGCATTGATCCATCTTCATTTCCAGTAGCAAAAGCAGTCCGAATGAGCTGCGGTTTACCGTATTTTTTTGAACCTGTAAAATTACGAACGAAGAAAGGGAGTTGTTACATCGTCGACGGTGGTGTATTAAGTAATTTTCCGATCTGGTTATTTGACCAAGATGAGACGAAAAAAGTTCGTCCGGTTATCGGTGTCAAATTAAGTCCAAAAACGAGTGAACGACCGAAAAAAAAGATTGCAAATGCGTTTGCACTGTTTGAAGCTTTATTTCAAACAATGAAAGAGGCCCATGATTCACGTTACATTTCTCGAAAACACGAAAAAAATATCATATTTATTCCAACCGCTAATTTGATTGCGACGGATTTCCACATTACAGAGGAACAAAAAGAGGCGCTCATCGAACTAGGCAAAAAAAAAGCAGAAGCTTTTTTAATGAAATGGAGCTATTGA
- the spoIIIAC gene encoding stage III sporulation protein AC encodes MGIEVDVIFKIAGVGIVVAFLHTILDQVGKKEYAQWVTLFGFIYILFMVASIVDDLFQKIKSVFLFQ; translated from the coding sequence GTGGGAATAGAGGTCGATGTGATTTTTAAAATTGCCGGTGTAGGAATTGTAGTGGCTTTTTTGCATACGATTTTAGATCAAGTAGGAAAAAAAGAATATGCCCAATGGGTGACGTTATTTGGTTTTATATACATTTTGTTTATGGTTGCCTCGATTGTTGATGACTTGTTTCAAAAAATTAAATCAGTATTTTTATTCCAGTGA
- the efp gene encoding elongation factor P: MISVNDFRTGLTIEVDGGIWRVLDFQHVKPGKGAAFVRSKLRNLRTGAIQEKTFRAGEKVAKAQIDNRKMQYLYANGDQHVFMDTESYEQIELSASQIEHELKFLKENMEVYVMMFQGETIGIELPNTVELKVVETEPGIKGDTASGGSKPATLETGLVVQVPFFVNEGDVLVINTADGTYVSRA; this comes from the coding sequence ATGATTTCAGTAAACGATTTTCGCACAGGATTAACGATTGAAGTGGATGGAGGAATTTGGAGAGTTTTAGACTTCCAACACGTAAAACCTGGTAAAGGAGCGGCTTTTGTTCGTTCTAAACTTCGCAACTTACGTACAGGTGCCATTCAAGAAAAAACGTTCCGTGCGGGTGAGAAAGTAGCGAAGGCACAAATTGATAACCGTAAGATGCAATATCTATATGCAAACGGAGATCAACATGTGTTCATGGATACAGAATCTTATGAACAAATTGAATTAAGCGCTAGCCAAATCGAACATGAATTAAAATTCTTAAAAGAAAATATGGAAGTATACGTCATGATGTTCCAAGGCGAAACTATCGGTATCGAGCTACCAAACACAGTTGAATTAAAAGTGGTTGAAACAGAGCCTGGAATTAAAGGTGACACAGCTTCTGGTGGTTCTAAACCAGCTACATTAGAAACTGGACTTGTTGTTCAAGTACCTTTCTTCGTAAATGAAGGTGACGTCCTCGTTATTAACACAGCAGATGGTACTTACGTTTCTCGTGCCTGA
- the spoIIIAE gene encoding stage III sporulation protein AE, with product MLRQRYRVIIVLWICLYLSSAPVDAKSDSSPPASPSELVTQQVDELELDELQKYWQEIMEEYGGFLPESQKGSLVDFLKGEKKFSLKEWTIGILHYVFQELLMNGKLLGMLIMLTIFSVFLQTLQSSFEQGSVSKTAYAIVFMVLIIIALNSFHVAVEYSMDAINQMIHFILALIPLLLALIVSSGGIVSASFFHPVIIFLMNVSGLFIQFIVLPLLFFSTLLSVVSTLNDQYKVTQLASLLRNWSIGLLGIFMTVFLSVISVQGVTTAVSDGIAIRTMKFVTGNFVPVIGRMFTDAADTVINASVLLKNTVGIAGVVILLLLAAFPAIKILMIALIYKVTAALLQPVGGGPVIQCLDIISKSVIYVFASLAIVSFMFFLSLTILIASGNITLMVR from the coding sequence ATGTTGCGACAAAGGTATCGAGTCATAATCGTTTTATGGATATGCTTGTACCTTTCCTCAGCTCCCGTTGATGCCAAGAGTGATTCTTCACCTCCTGCTTCTCCATCCGAGTTAGTGACTCAACAAGTGGACGAGCTTGAATTAGATGAACTTCAGAAATATTGGCAGGAAATTATGGAGGAGTACGGTGGATTTTTGCCAGAAAGTCAAAAAGGAAGTTTAGTTGATTTTCTTAAAGGAGAAAAGAAGTTTTCATTAAAAGAATGGACCATCGGCATTCTCCACTACGTCTTTCAAGAGCTGTTAATGAATGGTAAATTACTTGGAATGCTCATTATGTTAACAATTTTTAGCGTCTTTTTACAAACTTTACAGAGTTCGTTTGAGCAAGGTTCTGTGAGTAAAACGGCGTACGCGATTGTGTTTATGGTGCTCATTATTATTGCGTTAAATAGCTTTCACGTTGCGGTCGAATATTCGATGGACGCCATTAATCAAATGATTCATTTCATTTTAGCGTTAATCCCTCTTTTATTAGCCTTAATCGTGTCTTCAGGGGGAATTGTATCCGCATCTTTTTTTCATCCTGTCATCATTTTCCTCATGAACGTGAGCGGTTTGTTTATCCAATTTATCGTGTTGCCTTTACTTTTTTTCTCTACTCTGTTAAGCGTAGTAAGTACATTGAACGACCAGTACAAAGTAACACAGTTAGCGAGTTTATTACGTAATTGGAGCATCGGATTGTTAGGCATTTTTATGACGGTGTTTTTAAGCGTTATCTCGGTGCAAGGTGTAACGACAGCTGTTAGCGATGGGATTGCCATTCGAACAATGAAATTTGTTACCGGAAATTTTGTGCCCGTGATCGGTCGGATGTTTACGGATGCAGCTGATACGGTCATTAATGCCTCGGTTCTTTTAAAAAATACAGTCGGTATTGCTGGTGTAGTCATATTATTACTACTCGCGGCTTTTCCAGCTATCAAAATATTAATGATCGCCTTGATTTATAAAGTAACAGCAGCTTTATTGCAACCAGTTGGTGGTGGTCCAGTTATTCAATGTCTCGATATTATTAGTAAAAGCGTCATCTATGTTTTTGCCTCCTTAGCTATCGTCTCATTTATGTTTTTTTTAAGCTTAACCATTTTAATCGCATCCGGAAATATCACGTTAATGGTTCGATAA